One window of the Mytilus galloprovincialis chromosome 14, xbMytGall1.hap1.1, whole genome shotgun sequence genome contains the following:
- the LOC143057979 gene encoding uncharacterized protein LOC143057979, with product MADAMIQSRDKKSEKTPDKKASSVDDDYLRLEDEDALLFDKPKEAKTRSKTSKASSKSASQGKPPSSSTPSTSKAKSSTSSVSGDANNNKEMLDILKQIRSEQVKTNSRVDDMHKRIDALYDDENQNESDCYDDACDEVQADNEKRDEPPSKKQKSDSCEETRFASMSKKFRSGEKYAPSINEQLANNITDIFRNGISSERFSDLMKDEKLQRPQNCDGLVTVQTDQVIWDILSPETKTVDNKMKTIQSVVVKTATVMAKVINKLDLMLEKEECTEHSNMLDDCMDSLALMGHANRLVCLMRRTLMKYDIIGEYGHLLNATVPYDKNLFGGDVVKTVDDIGKCSRISNKIRGRGGFNSGFNRGGRRPWYFRISGRGTGRGRGIGRGRASRAGSDKTGESKNSRWTHNKYRY from the coding sequence ATGGCGGACGCCATGATACAGTCTCGTGATAAGAAATCAGAGAAAACGCCTGATAAGAAGGCATCAAGTGTAGACGATGACTATTTAAGATTAGAGGATGAAGATGCTTTACTCTTTGATAAACCAAAGGAGGCTAAAACAAGGTCGAAAACTTCTAAGGCTTCGTCCAAGTCTGCTTCTCAGGGGAAGCCCCCTTCCTCGAGTACGCCGTCCACTTCTAAAGCAAAGTCTAGTACTAGTAGTGTCAGTGGTGACGCTAATAATAACAAGGAAATGCTAGATATATTGAAGCAGATAAGATCTGAACAAGTAAAAACCAACAGTAGGGTTGATGACATGCACAAGAGAATAGACGCTCTTTATGATGATGAAAATCAAAACGAGTCTGATTGTTATGATGACGCTTGTGACGAGGTCCAAGCAGATAATGAAAAAAGGGATGAACCCCCTAGTAAGAAACAAAAATCTGACTCTTGTGAAGAGACAAGATTTGCTAGCATGAGCAAAAAATTTAGGTCTGGTGAAAAGTATGCACCATCTATTAATGAACAGTTGGCTAATAATATAACTGATATTTTTAGAAATGGGATTTCTTCTGAGAGATTTTCAGATCTCATGAAAGATGAGAAACTTCAGAGACCACAAAATTGTGACGGTCTCGTTACTGTTCAAACTGACCAGGTTATTTGGGATATTTTAAGTCCCGAGACTAAAACAGTCGATAACAAAATGAAAACTATTCAGTCTGTAGTTGTGAAGACAGCTACTGTCATGGCtaaagttattaataaactagATTTAATGTTAGAGAAAGAGGAGTGTACTGAGCATAGTAATATGTTAGACGACTGTATGGATTCACTCGCTCTGATGGGGCATGCTAACAGATTAGTATGCTTGATGAGAAGAACTCTCATGAAGTATGATATCATTGGTGAATATGGACATTTGCTGAATGCTACAGTCCCTTATGATAAAAACCTATTTGGTGGTGATGTGGTCAAAACTGTTGATGATATTGGCAAGTGTAGtagaatatcaaataaaatcCGAGGAAGGGGTGGTTTCAACAGTGGCTTTAATAGAGGCGGTCGTAGACCTTGGTATTTTAGGATCTCTGGTAGAGGCACAGGCCGTGGTAGAGGTATCGGCCGTGGTAGAGCATCTCGTGCAGGCTCAGATAAGACTGGAGAATCAAAAAACTCCAGGTGGACTCACAACAAATACAGATATTAA